One Synechococcales cyanobacterium T60_A2020_003 DNA window includes the following coding sequences:
- a CDS encoding cyanophycinase: MNSTTSFTAIDPITGLPITPSSTVRNSEDSLKEAIASKNSKQESQEIEIDLRSSFEPMTVEKSESVVMPLITDTLSLTQAKDSSSTQSKTLMLVGGGWQYPATKDPYGVSIYLDFLERAGGVDDAKIGIFTTASSTPRRNGNYYVQDFQDLYDLYLKDEYPNQSIDVEWIPFTLNNQEKKKNNEAFAKSLKEYTGFIFGGGDQSFITESFFNEDPKKGTRTTTPVLRALKRQFNNGAVIAGTSAGTAVQSGKPMITEGESFESLVNDPIPLIGSPPLKPELYYNPLGGLNLFKYGLLDTHFSERGRQGRIIRLAAESGQDVAYGVDENTALIVSNIDTPKVKMDVLGENGVFISDLSDAKVKDKKYWSISGVNTTYITEGDQYDPLTNAAKFPDKSRFRGTLDTKPKSHNIFSRKNREGAWTDPREFTETAIDLFESKVAIAKGKTRETDPVQYQVTLEKAKDSHGFRGFDGQDVERLSFANLSVDIGPIL, translated from the coding sequence ATGAATTCAACTACCAGTTTTACCGCCATCGATCCGATTACGGGCTTACCGATTACACCCTCATCGACGGTTCGCAACTCCGAAGATTCTCTTAAGGAGGCGATCGCCTCTAAGAATTCTAAACAGGAAAGCCAAGAGATTGAGATAGACCTTCGCTCCTCCTTTGAACCCATGACGGTTGAAAAATCCGAGTCAGTTGTTATGCCACTCATAACAGACACTCTATCTCTGACTCAGGCAAAAGACTCTTCATCCACCCAGTCAAAGACCCTGATGCTCGTCGGGGGAGGATGGCAATATCCCGCAACAAAAGATCCCTATGGAGTCTCTATTTATCTGGATTTTCTAGAACGAGCCGGAGGGGTTGACGATGCCAAAATTGGAATCTTTACCACGGCTTCTAGCACCCCTCGCCGAAACGGAAATTATTACGTTCAAGACTTTCAGGATCTCTACGATCTCTATTTGAAAGATGAGTATCCAAACCAATCAATTGATGTCGAGTGGATTCCCTTTACGCTCAACAACCAAGAGAAAAAGAAAAATAATGAAGCCTTTGCTAAGAGTCTGAAAGAGTACACAGGCTTTATCTTTGGTGGCGGCGATCAGTCGTTTATCACCGAAAGCTTTTTCAACGAAGATCCTAAGAAGGGTACTCGCACCACAACCCCCGTCCTTCGTGCCCTAAAACGTCAGTTTAATAACGGTGCTGTGATTGCGGGAACCAGTGCGGGCACAGCCGTTCAAAGCGGCAAACCGATGATTACTGAAGGCGAAAGTTTTGAGTCGCTAGTCAATGATCCTATCCCTCTCATTGGTTCACCTCCGCTGAAGCCTGAACTGTACTACAATCCCCTCGGCGGACTGAATTTATTTAAGTATGGGCTACTAGATACCCACTTCAGTGAGCGTGGACGGCAAGGCCGTATCATTCGTCTGGCGGCGGAAAGTGGGCAGGACGTGGCCTATGGGGTAGATGAGAACACTGCTCTGATTGTGAGCAACATTGACACGCCCAAGGTGAAGATGGACGTCTTGGGTGAAAATGGTGTGTTTATCTCAGATTTGTCAGACGCTAAGGTAAAAGACAAAAAATATTGGTCGATTTCGGGGGTGAATACCACCTACATCACGGAAGGGGATCAATATGATCCGTTGACAAATGCGGCTAAGTTTCCCGATAAGTCGCGTTTTCGCGGCACTTTGGACACTAAGCCAAAATCCCACAATATCTTCAGCCGCAAAAACCGTGAGGGAGCTTGGACTGATCCACGCGAGTTTACGGAGACGGCCATTGATCTGTTTGAAAGTAAGGTAGCGATCGCCAAAGGCAAAACTAGAGAAACGGATCCTGTTCAGTACCAGGTCACGTTAGAGAAAGCGAAGGACTCCCACGGATTTCGTGGGTTTGATGGACAGGATGTGGAGCGCTTGTCGTTTGCCAATTTAAGCGTAGACATTGGCCCTATCCTGTAA
- a CDS encoding TPM domain-containing protein: MLKLLMRRIWNFCLVAVLVLSSWAIAPAALAYDNPELLPDFETNVIDLADSLASVQQDQLDQDLSSFESETGWKLRVLTQYDRTPGRAVKDFWGLDDKSILLIADPRGGNLLNFSVGDELYKLLPRTFWIELQTRYGNQFFVQDNGEDRSIIEALDSIKQCLRQGGCNVVPGLPREQWILTLVTSILGGVIMGFAAQPRKQGQIVAWQWALIFSPLWGMLFIAFGLAPVLTRTTDWLPIVRNVAGFAMGALVAFLSPMLNSSSTSEETL, encoded by the coding sequence ATGTTGAAGTTGCTTATGCGTAGGATCTGGAATTTTTGCCTAGTAGCTGTTTTGGTTCTGTCATCGTGGGCGATCGCCCCAGCCGCTCTTGCCTACGATAATCCTGAACTGTTACCGGATTTTGAGACAAACGTTATTGACTTAGCGGATTCCCTGGCTAGCGTTCAGCAAGATCAGCTGGATCAGGATCTAAGCAGTTTCGAGTCTGAAACTGGATGGAAGTTGCGAGTGCTGACCCAGTACGATCGCACTCCCGGACGCGCTGTGAAGGACTTCTGGGGGCTAGACGATAAAAGTATTTTGTTAATTGCCGATCCACGCGGTGGCAATTTGTTGAACTTCAGCGTAGGGGATGAGCTTTACAAACTGCTGCCCCGAACCTTTTGGATTGAGTTGCAGACTCGGTACGGCAATCAGTTTTTTGTGCAGGACAACGGTGAGGATCGTTCCATCATTGAGGCGCTAGATTCGATTAAGCAATGCCTACGTCAGGGTGGATGTAATGTGGTTCCAGGATTGCCGAGAGAGCAGTGGATTTTGACGCTAGTAACGTCTATCCTGGGTGGGGTTATTATGGGATTTGCGGCGCAACCTCGGAAGCAAGGTCAAATTGTGGCGTGGCAGTGGGCGCTTATTTTCTCACCCCTCTGGGGAATGCTGTTCATCGCCTTTGGTTTGGCTCCAGTGCTCACGCGGACTACGGATTGGCTTCCGATCGTTCGCAATGTGGCAGGGTTTGCCATGGGAGCCTTAGTAGCCTTCCTTTCGCCGATGCTGAATTCCTCATCCACATCTGAAGAAACGCTGTAG